One Ranitomeya variabilis isolate aRanVar5 chromosome 5, aRanVar5.hap1, whole genome shotgun sequence DNA window includes the following coding sequences:
- the LOC143773536 gene encoding protein kinase C delta type-like, protein MISKRDNEDTILRERRILLAARHCPFLCHLYAAHQSQHRAYFITEYLSGGSLEDLIRMCGCLNIGNVRFYTAEMVCGLQFLHGHNIVHRDIKPDNIMLDADGHIRIIDLGLAQDGVSSSKNISGVTGTFHYMAPEVHRRKRYGAAVDWWSLGMVVSRMAAGRTPFYNGPVKQMAFKAIINEKPKFPSWLDADVKHLIKKLLRKDPQTRLGVSGNIKEHPFFTTIGWEDLEERRAEPPFTPFRPVLENHHLQWPEHTVLHPVAGFTYGSPSWTRWMKRSGL, encoded by the exons ATGATCAGCAAAAGGGACAATGAAGACACCATCTTGAGAGAGCGGCGGATACTCCTGGCGGCCAGACACTGCCCATTCCTGTGCCACCTctatgccgcacaccagtctcagCACAGGGCGTATTTCATCACGGAGTATCTGTCCGGTGGCAGCctggaggatttgatcaggatgtgcGGCTGCCTCAACATCGGCAATGTGAG attctacacagcagagatggtatgtggcctccagttcctccacggacacaacatcgtccaccg AGACATAAAGCcggataacatcatgttggatgcagatggccacatccgtatcatcgaccttgggcttgcccaagatggcgtctcctcctccaaaaacatctctggagtgacgggcactttccattacatggcccctgaggtgcatcgtagaaaacggtacggcgcagcagtggactggtggagcctggggatggtggtgtccaggatggcagcaggacgaaccccattttacaacggccccgtcaagcaaatggctttcaaaGCCATCATCAACGAGAAGCCCAAATTTCCATcttggcttgatgctgacgtgaaacatctcatcaagaagctgctgcgcaaagaccctcagacacgcctgggtgtgagcgggaacatcaaagagcatccattctttaccaccatcggctgggaggatctggaggaaaggagagcagagccaccatttacaccattcaggccagttctggagaaccacCATCTGCAGTGGCCGGAGCACACAGTCCTTCACCCCGTGGCCGGATTTACGTACGGGTCACCAAGCTGGACCCG gtggatgaaaagatctggactgtga